GCCGTCGGTCTCGTTGCCGTCGACGGTCTCGTTGCCGTCGGCGGTGTCGTCGGCTCCGTCGTCACCGTCAGCGGCGGTCTCGTTGCCGTCGCCATCGGACTCGTCGGACTCCGGCTCGGCGCCCTCCGGCCCGAGCCAGAACCCCTCGACGGTGACGACGAGCGACTCGAAGTCCCCGATGTCGGCGGGCTGGTCGGTCACCCGCGTCGCGAGCGTCCCCGTCGCACGGCCGACGCAGCCGGCGAGACCGGCGGCGCCGAGCGCGGCGGCGCCGGTCGCCCGGAGGTAGGTCCGGCGGTCGAGCGCGTCGAGATCGGTCGTGCGGTCCGTCACGTTACGCCTCCTCCTCGCCCGCGTCGGTCCCGTCGTCCGCGTCGCCCTCGCCGGCGCCGTTCCCGGCGATTTCGCTCACGGTCTCACCGAGGTCGTCGACGCCGCCGGAGAGGAACTCGTTCACGCTGTCGAGGACCCCGCCGACGAAGTCCGGCACCTGGTCCGGGAGGTCGCTCGGCGGGCCCGCGTCGCCCGAGGCGTCGTCCGGGCCGGGCGTCGCCGCGACGGCGCCGGCGGCCGCGCCGGTCCCGATCAGTACCACCGTGGCCAGCGCCACGAGCAGCGTCGTTCGGAGTGCGTTCATAGCAACTTCCCCTCGGTGCCCGACACGGTTTAATACCCCAAGCCGTTCAGCCGAGTTTCGCCCGATTTAATCCGGTTTAATGGGGAGTAGACGGCCTGAAAACGGAATCCGGGTCGAAAGAGCGGACACTTATAAAAGACAGTCTCTGACGACGGCGGTCGCGCAGTCGAGGTCGGACCGCGTCGGCGGTCGGCGGTGCGCGACGAGGTCGGACGGTCCGGCTACGGCTCCAGCCGGTTCGGGTCGCGCGGGAACATGATCGCCTCCTTGATGTTGTCGAGGCCGGCGACCTTCTGGACGAGGCGGTCGATGCCGAGTCCGTAGCCGCCGTGGGGGGGCGTGCCGTAGCTCAGCGCCTCGATGTAGAACTCGAAGTTCGCGGTCTCGACGCCCTCCTCCTCCATGACCTCAACCATGCGCTCGACGTCGTGTTCGCGCTGGCCGCCCGAGGAGAGCTCCTGACCCTTGTAGATGAGGTCGAACTTCCGAGAGGCGATCTCGTCTTCGGGCACGTCCTGCATGTAGTAGAACTTCTCGTCGGGGTACCCGACGACGAAGAACGCCGGGTGGCCCTGCTCTTCGAAGTGCTCGCCAAGCAGCTTCTCGCCCTTCGTGTCGAGGTCGGTCGGGTCGTCCGGGAAGTGCCCGTACTCGGTTTCGAGGATGTCGAGCGCCTCGTCGAAGGTGATCCGCGGGAAGTCGTCCTCGGGGACTTCGAGGTCGACGTCGAGCAGGTCGAGTTCGCGCTCGGCGTTCGCCGCGACCTCGCGGAGCGCGTAGCGCAGCGACTCCTCCTGCACGTCCATCACGTCGTCCTCGTCGTCGATGTACGCCAGCTCCACGTCGAACATCGATATCTCGGAGACGTGCCGGGAGGTGGCGAAGTCCTCGGCGCGGAACGCGGTGCCCGTCTCGTAGACGGCCTCGTAGCCCGAGGCCATCAGCATCTGCTTGTACAGCTGGGGGCTCTGCGAGAGGAACGCGTCCTGGTTGTAGTAGAGGATCGGGAACAGC
The sequence above is a segment of the Halorubrum sp. 2020YC2 genome. Coding sequences within it:
- the aspS gene encoding aspartate--tRNA(Asn) ligase, with the translated sequence MIERIHTSDVEPDADEVAIAGHVHEIRDLGGLVFLIVRDREGLIQIVFKEEREPELFEAVQDVGAEDVVRVVGEPLESDQAPGGVEIAPTEYEVIDEADSPLPLEISKDIEVDLSTRLDNRALDLRKPETLAVFTLRSELVTAMEEWFEDEGFVDIKTPLISKGGAEGGAELFPILYYNQDAFLSQSPQLYKQMLMASGYEAVYETGTAFRAEDFATSRHVSEISMFDVELAYIDDEDDVMDVQEESLRYALREVAANAERELDLLDVDLEVPEDDFPRITFDEALDILETEYGHFPDDPTDLDTKGEKLLGEHFEEQGHPAFFVVGYPDEKFYYMQDVPEDEIASRKFDLIYKGQELSSGGQREHDVERMVEVMEEEGVETANFEFYIEALSYGTPPHGGYGLGIDRLVQKVAGLDNIKEAIMFPRDPNRLEP